One Kitasatospora sp. NBC_01287 DNA window includes the following coding sequences:
- a CDS encoding DUF3499 domain-containing protein, whose translation MSPVRRCSRTACGRPAVATLTYVYADSTAVLGPLATYAEPHCYDLCAEHAERLTAPRGWEVVRLATGGGPMRRSSDDLEALANAVREAARPQDRGPRPVRRAEGDPAEVGRRGHLRVLRSPDS comes from the coding sequence GTGAGCCCTGTACGTCGTTGTTCGCGGACCGCGTGCGGCCGACCGGCCGTGGCGACCCTGACGTACGTGTACGCCGACTCCACGGCGGTCCTGGGCCCGCTCGCCACCTACGCCGAACCGCACTGCTACGACCTGTGCGCCGAGCACGCCGAGCGCCTGACCGCCCCGCGCGGCTGGGAGGTGGTCCGCCTCGCCACCGGTGGCGGACCGATGCGCCGCAGCAGCGACGACCTGGAGGCGCTGGCCAACGCCGTGCGCGAGGCCGCCCGTCCGCAGGACCGCGGCCCCCGACCGGTGCGCCGCGCCGAGGGTGACCCGGCCGAGGTCGGCCGCCGCGGCCATCTGAGAGTGCTGCGCTCGCCCGACAGCTGA
- a CDS encoding phosphomannomutase/phosphoglucomutase yields MRDLKQLVKAYDVRGVVPDQWDENLSRAFGAAFVQVTGANAIVVGHDMRPSSPSLSRAFAEGAAGYGADVTEIGLCSTDQLYYASGKLDLPGAMFTASHNPAQYNGIKMCRKGAAPVGEDTGLAEIRELVQSWIAADDTVTVPAAPAGTEQGVLTQQDTLRGYADHLLGLVDLTSIRPLKVVVDAGNGMGGHTVPTVLAGLPLDVVPMYFELDGTFPNHEANPLDPKNLVDLQAKVREVGADIGLAFDGDADRCFVIDERGEPVSPSAITALVAVRELARARAAGEEGATIIHNLITSWSVPEVVAEHGGKAVRTRVGHSFIKQRMAETDAIFGGEHSAHYYFRDFWRADTGMLAALHVLAALGGQDGTLSALTAEYDRYAASGEINSEVADQAGKTAEVRAAYASQEGVSIDELDGLTIAGADWWFNLRASNTEPLLRLNVEAKEAAKVAELRDAVLAIVRG; encoded by the coding sequence GTGCGCGACCTCAAGCAGCTCGTCAAGGCGTACGACGTGCGGGGCGTCGTCCCGGACCAGTGGGACGAGAACCTCTCCCGGGCCTTCGGTGCCGCATTCGTGCAGGTCACCGGCGCGAACGCGATCGTTGTCGGGCACGACATGCGCCCCTCCTCGCCGAGCCTGAGCCGGGCCTTCGCCGAGGGCGCGGCCGGTTACGGTGCGGACGTCACCGAGATCGGCCTCTGCTCCACCGACCAGCTCTACTACGCGAGCGGCAAGCTGGACCTGCCCGGCGCGATGTTCACCGCCAGCCACAACCCGGCGCAGTACAACGGCATCAAGATGTGCCGCAAGGGCGCCGCCCCGGTCGGCGAGGACACCGGCCTGGCCGAGATCCGCGAGCTGGTGCAGAGCTGGATCGCCGCTGACGACACGGTGACCGTCCCGGCCGCGCCCGCCGGTACCGAGCAGGGTGTGCTGACCCAGCAGGACACCCTGCGCGGCTACGCCGACCACCTGCTCGGCCTGGTCGACCTCACCTCGATCCGCCCGCTCAAGGTCGTGGTGGACGCGGGCAACGGCATGGGCGGCCACACCGTGCCGACCGTGCTGGCCGGCCTGCCGCTGGACGTCGTCCCGATGTACTTCGAGCTGGACGGCACCTTCCCGAACCACGAGGCCAACCCGCTCGACCCGAAGAACCTGGTCGACCTGCAGGCCAAGGTCCGGGAGGTCGGCGCCGACATCGGCCTGGCCTTCGACGGCGACGCCGACCGCTGCTTCGTCATCGACGAGCGCGGCGAGCCGGTCTCCCCGTCCGCCATCACCGCGCTGGTCGCGGTGCGCGAGCTGGCCCGCGCCCGGGCGGCCGGCGAGGAGGGCGCGACGATCATCCACAACCTGATCACCTCCTGGTCCGTGCCCGAGGTGGTCGCCGAGCACGGCGGCAAGGCGGTGCGCACCCGGGTCGGCCACTCCTTCATCAAGCAGCGGATGGCCGAGACCGACGCGATCTTCGGCGGCGAGCACTCGGCGCACTACTACTTCCGCGACTTCTGGCGCGCCGACACCGGCATGCTGGCCGCGCTGCACGTGCTCGCCGCGCTGGGCGGCCAGGACGGCACGCTCTCCGCGCTGACCGCCGAGTACGACCGCTACGCCGCCTCCGGTGAGATCAACAGCGAGGTCGCCGACCAGGCGGGCAAGACCGCCGAGGTGCGTGCCGCGTACGCCTCGCAGGAGGGCGTCAGCATCGACGAGCTGGACGGTCTGACCATCGCCGGCGCCGACTGGTGGTTCAACCTGCGCGCCTCCAACACCGAGCCGCTGCTGCGCCTGAACGTCGAGGCCAAGGAGGCCGCGAAGGTGGCCGAGCTGCGCGACGCGGTGCTCGCGATCGTCCGCGGCTGA
- the manA gene encoding mannose-6-phosphate isomerase, class I produces MDRLANTVRPYAWGSTTAIPALLGEQPTGGPQAELWLGAHPGDPSRVDRGEGPRPLDTVIAADPVGELGAQAVAKFGPTLPFLLKVLAAEIPLSLQVHPDLAQARAGFAAEQAAGIPVAAGHRNYKDANHKPELCCALEEFEGFCGFRDPLATADLMEELAVPGLLPLIDLLRTKPAARALREALATLLSLDPVVVAATVTEVTGALDRLLTAEPQSPWAPAWAGYAYAAKHFPGDAGVLAALLLNHFRLRPGEAVYLGAGVPHAYLRGTCVEILANSDNVLRCGLTPKHVDVPELLKVVVFEPGDPGVRGPVAIGDGEELFPVPIDEFRLSRFTLAPGLRCEVDGRAVQILLCTEGSVTLTDGAGQALELTRGQSAYLPATGTATVLTGAGVLFRATVTL; encoded by the coding sequence ATGGATCGCCTCGCCAACACCGTCCGCCCGTATGCCTGGGGTTCGACCACCGCGATCCCGGCCCTGCTCGGCGAGCAGCCCACCGGCGGGCCGCAGGCCGAGCTCTGGCTCGGCGCCCACCCGGGCGACCCTTCCCGGGTGGACCGCGGCGAGGGCCCGCGGCCGCTGGACACGGTGATCGCCGCCGACCCGGTCGGCGAGCTGGGCGCGCAGGCGGTGGCGAAGTTCGGCCCGACGCTGCCCTTCCTGCTCAAGGTGCTGGCCGCCGAGATCCCGCTCTCCCTCCAGGTGCACCCGGACCTGGCCCAGGCCCGGGCCGGCTTCGCCGCCGAGCAGGCCGCCGGCATCCCGGTCGCGGCCGGTCACCGCAACTACAAGGACGCCAACCACAAGCCCGAGCTGTGCTGTGCGCTGGAGGAGTTCGAGGGCTTCTGCGGCTTCCGCGATCCGCTGGCCACGGCCGACCTGATGGAGGAACTGGCCGTCCCCGGCCTGCTCCCGCTGATCGACCTGCTGCGCACCAAGCCCGCCGCGCGGGCGCTGCGCGAGGCCCTCGCCACCCTGCTCTCCCTCGACCCGGTCGTGGTCGCGGCCACCGTGACCGAGGTGACCGGGGCGCTGGACCGGCTGCTGACCGCCGAGCCGCAGTCGCCCTGGGCCCCCGCCTGGGCGGGCTACGCCTACGCCGCCAAGCACTTCCCGGGCGACGCGGGGGTGCTGGCCGCGCTGCTGCTCAACCACTTCCGGCTGCGACCGGGCGAGGCCGTCTACCTGGGGGCGGGCGTACCGCACGCCTACCTCCGGGGCACCTGCGTGGAGATCCTCGCCAACTCCGACAACGTGCTGCGCTGCGGGCTGACGCCCAAGCACGTCGACGTCCCCGAACTGCTCAAGGTCGTCGTCTTCGAGCCGGGCGACCCGGGTGTGCGCGGCCCCGTGGCGATCGGCGACGGCGAGGAGCTGTTCCCCGTCCCGATCGACGAGTTCCGCCTCTCCCGCTTCACCCTGGCACCCGGCCTGCGGTGCGAGGTGGACGGCCGGGCCGTGCAGATCCTGCTCTGCACCGAGGGCTCGGTCACCCTGACCGACGGCGCGGGGCAGGCCCTGGAGCTGACCCGGGGTCAGTCCGCCTACCTGCCGGCCACCGGCACCGCCACCGTGCTCACCGGCGCGGGCGTGCTGTTCCGCGCCACGGTGACCCTGTAG
- a CDS encoding SIS domain-containing protein, with amino-acid sequence MLDDSLLDDPAALQRADRDHALLALAGAGARIRTALRQARAAGLAELRPDGRPRGILVAGHGSALTAGQALAALAGTGTLVQPLPPVDALSAALFSDGLSWQLPGWAGPLDLVVLASADGTETGLISLAEQAYARGCAIAVIAPEGRPLAEAALQVRGLPLPYVPSATAEDEAEQPAGAAEPDLPSEDFGAFWAHLTPLLALADRIGVLAAPARELEATADLLDELAVRHRPDAAAYRNPAKDLAAQLAGTVPLLWSEGPVAAVAAERFTAMLADRAGRPAVAGQLPEVLSAHRGMITGRLGAGADAGDFFRDRVDEPDPLAVQVLLLRHTPPEEGTADGGAEGTGNPAEPPSAPEPGPATPTVRRARRLAADHEVRLTELAGTRTLPLHALAELIALTDFAAAYLGLAEQH; translated from the coding sequence ATGCTCGACGACAGCCTGCTCGACGACCCGGCCGCCCTCCAGCGCGCCGACCGGGACCACGCCCTGCTCGCCCTCGCGGGTGCCGGCGCCCGGATCCGTACCGCGCTGCGCCAGGCCCGGGCCGCCGGCCTGGCCGAGCTGCGGCCCGACGGTCGCCCGCGCGGCATCCTGGTGGCCGGCCACGGCAGCGCGCTGACGGCCGGTCAGGCCCTGGCCGCGCTGGCCGGCACCGGCACCCTGGTCCAGCCGCTGCCCCCGGTGGACGCGCTGTCCGCGGCGCTCTTCAGTGACGGTCTGAGCTGGCAGCTGCCCGGCTGGGCCGGCCCGCTCGACCTGGTGGTGCTGGCCTCGGCCGACGGCACCGAGACAGGTCTGATCAGCCTGGCCGAGCAGGCCTACGCGCGCGGCTGCGCGATCGCCGTGATCGCCCCCGAGGGGCGCCCGCTGGCCGAGGCCGCGCTCCAGGTGCGCGGGCTGCCGCTGCCCTACGTCCCGTCGGCCACCGCCGAGGATGAGGCGGAGCAGCCGGCCGGGGCCGCCGAACCCGATCTGCCCTCCGAGGACTTCGGCGCGTTCTGGGCGCACCTGACCCCGCTGCTCGCCCTCGCCGACCGGATCGGCGTGCTGGCCGCCCCGGCCCGGGAGCTGGAGGCCACCGCCGACCTGCTGGACGAGCTCGCGGTGCGGCACCGGCCGGACGCGGCCGCCTACCGCAACCCCGCCAAGGACCTGGCCGCCCAGCTCGCCGGCACCGTGCCGCTGCTGTGGAGCGAGGGTCCGGTGGCGGCGGTGGCCGCCGAGCGGTTCACCGCGATGCTGGCGGACCGCGCCGGCCGGCCGGCCGTCGCCGGACAGCTGCCCGAGGTGCTCAGCGCCCACCGCGGCATGATCACCGGGCGGCTCGGCGCGGGCGCCGACGCCGGGGACTTCTTCCGCGACCGGGTCGACGAGCCCGACCCGCTCGCCGTGCAGGTCCTGCTGCTGCGCCACACCCCGCCGGAGGAGGGCACCGCCGACGGCGGCGCCGAGGGCACCGGCAACCCCGCCGAGCCGCCGTCCGCCCCCGAGCCCGGCCCGGCGACCCCGACGGTGCGCCGCGCCCGCCGGCTGGCCGCCGACCACGAGGTCCGGTTGACCGAGCTGGCCGGTACCCGCACCCTGCCGCTGCACGCGCTGGCCGAGCTGATCGCTCTGACCGACTTCGCCGCCGCCTACCTCGGGTTGGCCGAGCAGCACTGA
- a CDS encoding Trm112 family protein, producing the protein MTLEPFLLEILVCPSCHAALRESAAADQPELACTGTDCGLAYPVRDGIPVLLVDEARRPA; encoded by the coding sequence ATGACGCTCGAACCCTTCCTGCTGGAGATCCTGGTCTGCCCGAGCTGCCACGCCGCGCTGCGCGAGAGCGCCGCGGCCGACCAGCCCGAGCTGGCCTGCACCGGCACCGACTGCGGCCTGGCCTACCCGGTCCGCGACGGCATCCCGGTGCTGCTCGTGGACGAGGCACGCCGCCCCGCCTGA
- a CDS encoding glycosyltransferase, translating into MTAYSQQHGYPDQPPAGHQPPAGSSRGWPGSARPPAYPRHLVTAVVVSHDGARWLPQALAGLLGQDRQVQRILAVDTGSTDTSPQLLSETLGDWLPESGPTVLGRRAGFGTAVAEAVASCAPLRPEDLPYSLDPSGYDPVTGGWDDFGDPLSSEDDLDSGGPRETQPVEWLWLLHDDCEPQTDALRRLLQVADTTPSAAVIGPKLRSWYDQRQLLEVGVTIARSGRRWTGLDRREQDQGQHDQVRPVLAVSTAGMLVRRDVFEQLGGFDKALPLMRDDTDFCWRVNAAGHRVVVAPDAVLRHAEAASRERRAIDCGAAHPHRVDKAGAVYTLLANSRRLVFPYVLLRLVLGTLLRVLANLVGKDPRQALDEVAGLGHELVRLPRLLLARKRRAATRSLDALDERGLFPPPGATARLAIEGAISSLGIGGGDDNTIGRHGSVEATGGDEDSEVLEVEQFALIKRLARRPAPVLFAGLLVFALLAARNLLGSGALQGGALLPAADGASGLWHMYASGWHPVGTGSTATAPPYLAVLSVLSWVLFDHANLAITLLLVLSVPLAAVSAYLVSRPLLGSKLVRAWAAATYALLPAATGAIAQGRLGTAVLAVLLPPLARAAAVSAGLGIRTETAARGLRPGWRSTWMTVLLLTLCTAFVPLTWAIAVPLAFSALVAAVLRGGAYGRGAGALRLLGPRVAAILGLPVLILAPWFPQVLSHPSRLLLEAGLPGFSGHRAGPLGLLLVNPGGAGVPPFWLSAGVILAALAALLRADRRRAVLVAWAAAGAGLVFAVAVAGTSVTPAAGGLPVAAWAGPATLLGGIALLAAAAIGADGANARVAGIAFGWRQPVAALVVAAALLAPLGTGLWWAVSGADGPLHRSGDGQVPAFIAEEAGTTDRSNTLVLTGDAQASSVRFVVVRGAGLTLGQAEGTVDPGGDTKAPLTKLVGSLLAGSGADQAAALAGFGVAYVVVQGPLAGKVENVLDTTPGLIALSQANGAALWQVNGVPATRVVITAPNTAPVPVPSGAESVQATIPAGPAGRVLHLAEQADPGWQATLNGTALKPVTLNGWAQGFQLPAGGGKLSVTRTTPLLHTGWIWLQLLLGATVLVLALPGRRSTKDDDLPEEVVAAAAVAAAQAPPVPGSRRARRMAERGEGETEPAETELGVYGAALGQVNGVPAQPAAEPGRPEQPAVHPDPYAQQPYQQGGYGEEDFRQADPYGYDPYAAQQPYQPEYAAQPRYADEQSLADPYAQQPYQGEQYPAEQPYDPYADPNHQADPYAAQQPYPPAYGYGGYDQQGYQGGEPQAWLPGPGHPYDPDDPSSYGGHPHHDGADPR; encoded by the coding sequence ATGACTGCCTACAGCCAGCAGCACGGCTACCCAGACCAGCCGCCCGCCGGCCACCAGCCGCCCGCGGGGTCCAGCCGCGGCTGGCCGGGGAGCGCCCGCCCGCCCGCGTACCCGCGCCACCTGGTGACCGCCGTCGTCGTCAGCCACGACGGCGCCCGCTGGCTGCCCCAGGCGCTGGCCGGCCTGCTCGGCCAGGACCGCCAGGTGCAGCGCATCCTCGCGGTGGACACCGGCAGCACCGACACCTCCCCGCAACTGCTGAGCGAGACCCTGGGCGACTGGCTGCCCGAGTCGGGCCCCACCGTGCTGGGCCGCCGGGCCGGCTTCGGCACCGCGGTGGCCGAGGCCGTCGCGAGCTGCGCGCCGCTGCGTCCCGAAGACCTCCCGTACAGCCTGGACCCCTCCGGCTACGACCCGGTCACCGGCGGCTGGGACGACTTCGGCGACCCGCTCTCCTCCGAGGACGACCTCGACTCCGGCGGCCCGCGCGAGACCCAGCCGGTCGAGTGGCTCTGGCTGCTGCACGACGACTGCGAGCCGCAGACCGACGCGCTGCGCCGGCTGCTCCAGGTCGCCGACACCACCCCGTCCGCCGCCGTGATCGGCCCCAAGCTGCGCAGCTGGTACGACCAGCGGCAGCTGCTGGAGGTCGGCGTCACCATCGCCCGCTCCGGCCGCCGCTGGACCGGCCTGGACCGGCGCGAACAGGACCAGGGCCAGCACGATCAGGTCCGCCCGGTGCTCGCGGTCTCCACCGCCGGCATGCTGGTGCGCCGCGACGTCTTCGAGCAGCTCGGCGGCTTCGACAAGGCGCTGCCGCTGATGCGCGACGACACCGACTTCTGCTGGCGGGTCAATGCCGCCGGCCACCGGGTCGTGGTGGCCCCGGACGCGGTGCTGCGGCACGCGGAGGCCGCCAGTCGCGAACGCCGCGCGATCGACTGCGGCGCCGCCCACCCGCACCGGGTCGACAAGGCCGGCGCCGTCTACACGCTGCTCGCCAACTCCCGGCGCCTGGTCTTCCCCTATGTCCTGCTCCGCCTGGTGCTCGGCACCCTGCTGCGGGTGCTGGCCAACCTGGTCGGCAAGGACCCCCGCCAGGCGCTGGACGAGGTGGCGGGCCTGGGCCACGAACTCGTCCGGCTGCCCCGGCTGCTGCTCGCCCGCAAGCGCCGGGCCGCCACCCGCTCGCTGGACGCGCTGGACGAGCGCGGCCTCTTCCCACCGCCCGGCGCCACCGCGCGCCTGGCCATCGAGGGCGCGATCAGCTCGCTCGGCATCGGCGGCGGTGACGACAACACGATCGGCCGGCACGGCTCGGTCGAGGCCACCGGCGGCGACGAGGACAGCGAGGTGCTCGAGGTCGAGCAGTTCGCGCTGATCAAGCGCCTGGCCCGGCGCCCGGCCCCGGTGCTCTTCGCCGGGCTGCTGGTCTTCGCGCTGCTCGCCGCCCGCAACCTGCTCGGCTCCGGCGCGCTGCAGGGCGGCGCGCTGCTGCCCGCCGCCGACGGCGCGTCAGGCCTGTGGCACATGTACGCGAGCGGCTGGCACCCGGTCGGCACCGGCTCCACCGCGACCGCGCCGCCCTACCTCGCCGTCCTGTCGGTGCTCTCCTGGGTGCTCTTCGACCACGCCAACCTGGCGATCACCCTGCTGCTGGTGCTCTCCGTCCCGCTCGCGGCGGTCAGCGCCTACCTCGTCTCCCGACCGCTGCTCGGCTCCAAGCTGGTCCGGGCCTGGGCGGCGGCCACCTACGCGCTGCTGCCCGCCGCCACCGGCGCCATCGCCCAGGGCCGGCTGGGCACCGCCGTGCTCGCCGTGCTGCTGCCGCCGCTGGCCCGCGCCGCGGCCGTCTCGGCCGGCCTCGGCATCCGCACCGAGACCGCCGCCCGCGGCCTGCGCCCGGGCTGGCGGTCCACCTGGATGACCGTCCTGCTGCTCACCCTGTGCACCGCCTTCGTGCCGCTGACCTGGGCGATCGCCGTACCGCTGGCGTTCAGCGCGCTGGTCGCCGCGGTGCTGCGCGGCGGCGCCTACGGCCGCGGGGCGGGCGCGCTGCGGCTGCTGGGGCCCCGCGTCGCGGCGATCCTGGGCCTGCCCGTGCTGATCCTGGCGCCCTGGTTCCCGCAGGTCCTCTCGCACCCCTCGCGGCTGCTGCTGGAGGCCGGTCTGCCCGGCTTCAGCGGGCACCGGGCCGGTCCGCTCGGCCTGCTGCTGGTCAACCCCGGCGGCGCGGGCGTGCCGCCGTTCTGGCTCTCGGCGGGCGTCATACTCGCCGCCCTCGCCGCGCTGCTGCGCGCCGACCGCCGGCGCGCCGTGCTGGTGGCCTGGGCCGCGGCCGGTGCCGGGCTGGTCTTCGCGGTCGCGGTGGCCGGTACCAGCGTCACCCCGGCCGCCGGCGGACTGCCGGTGGCCGCCTGGGCCGGGCCGGCCACCCTGCTGGGCGGCATCGCGCTGCTGGCCGCGGCGGCGATCGGCGCCGACGGCGCCAACGCCCGCGTGGCCGGCATCGCCTTCGGCTGGCGCCAGCCGGTGGCCGCCCTGGTGGTGGCCGCCGCCCTGCTGGCACCGCTGGGCACCGGCCTCTGGTGGGCCGTCAGCGGCGCCGACGGCCCGCTGCACCGCAGCGGCGACGGCCAGGTGCCCGCCTTCATCGCGGAGGAGGCCGGCACCACCGACCGCTCCAACACCCTGGTGCTCACCGGGGACGCGCAGGCGAGCTCGGTGCGCTTCGTCGTGGTCCGTGGCGCCGGCCTGACGCTCGGTCAGGCGGAGGGCACCGTGGACCCCGGCGGCGACACCAAGGCCCCGCTGACCAAGCTGGTCGGCAGCCTGCTGGCCGGCTCCGGTGCCGACCAGGCCGCCGCGCTGGCCGGCTTCGGCGTGGCCTACGTGGTGGTCCAGGGCCCGCTGGCCGGCAAGGTCGAGAACGTGCTGGACACCACCCCCGGCCTGATCGCGCTCAGCCAGGCCAACGGCGCCGCCCTCTGGCAGGTCAACGGCGTCCCGGCGACCCGGGTGGTGATCACCGCGCCGAACACCGCGCCGGTGCCGGTGCCCTCGGGCGCCGAGTCGGTCCAGGCCACCATCCCGGCCGGACCGGCCGGGCGGGTGCTGCACCTGGCCGAGCAGGCCGACCCCGGCTGGCAGGCCACGCTGAACGGCACCGCGCTCAAGCCGGTCACCCTGAACGGCTGGGCGCAGGGCTTCCAGTTGCCGGCCGGCGGCGGCAAGCTCTCCGTCACCCGGACCACCCCGCTGCTGCACACCGGCTGGATCTGGCTGCAACTGCTGCTCGGGGCGACCGTGCTGGTGCTCGCGCTGCCGGGCCGGCGCAGCACCAAGGACGACGACCTGCCCGAGGAGGTGGTGGCCGCCGCCGCGGTCGCCGCCGCCCAGGCCCCGCCCGTCCCCGGCAGCCGCCGGGCGCGCCGGATGGCCGAACGCGGTGAGGGCGAGACCGAGCCGGCCGAGACCGAACTCGGCGTCTACGGCGCCGCCCTCGGGCAGGTCAACGGCGTCCCGGCGCAGCCCGCGGCCGAGCCCGGCCGGCCCGAGCAGCCGGCGGTCCACCCCGACCCGTACGCGCAGCAGCCGTACCAGCAGGGCGGCTACGGCGAGGAGGACTTCCGGCAGGCCGATCCGTACGGCTACGACCCGTACGCGGCCCAGCAGCCCTACCAGCCGGAGTACGCCGCACAGCCCCGGTACGCGGACGAGCAGTCCCTCGCCGACCCGTACGCGCAGCAGCCGTACCAGGGGGAGCAGTACCCCGCCGAGCAGCCGTACGACCCCTACGCCGACCCCAACCACCAGGCCGACCCGTACGCGGCCCAGCAGCCCTACCCGCCGGCCTACGGCTACGGCGGCTACGACCAGCAGGGCTACCAGGGCGGCGAGCCGCAGGCCTGGCTGCCCGGACCCGGCCACCCCTACGACCCGGACGACCCCTCCTCCTACGGCGGCCACCCGCACCACGACGGAGCTGACCCGCGATGA
- a CDS encoding metallopeptidase family protein has translation MDSSAPPPPAPQPAAGPARPRRRDRHGRGLRGPLAPPQVPISLSRSELFEDYIRESVERLERRWPQLIDVEFEVDEVPEALSDEPADQAEVGVPLGKVESAGPGRKSRIVIYRRPVEIRAKSREDRAALVHEILIEQVAELLGLSPDAIDPRYDED, from the coding sequence ATGGACAGCTCCGCACCGCCACCGCCCGCTCCCCAGCCCGCCGCCGGGCCCGCGCGACCTCGGCGCCGCGACCGGCACGGCCGCGGCCTGCGCGGACCGCTGGCACCGCCGCAGGTCCCGATCTCGCTGAGCCGCTCCGAGCTGTTCGAGGACTACATCCGCGAGTCGGTGGAGCGGCTGGAGCGCCGCTGGCCGCAGTTGATCGACGTCGAGTTCGAGGTCGACGAGGTGCCCGAGGCGCTTTCCGACGAGCCGGCCGACCAGGCCGAGGTCGGCGTGCCGCTGGGCAAGGTGGAGAGCGCCGGGCCGGGCCGCAAGAGCCGGATCGTCATCTACCGCCGCCCGGTGGAGATCCGGGCCAAGTCGCGCGAGGACCGGGCGGCCCTGGTGCACGAGATCCTGATCGAGCAGGTCGCCGAGTTGCTCGGGCTCTCGCCGGACGCCATCGACCCGCGCTACGACGAGGACTGA
- a CDS encoding DUF5719 family protein, whose protein sequence is MKLPVPSPGRTGDGAPGGSRTTLSLLACVAVLALVLGVAELRPPAPPTTAPTGQPVGAQVERTALVCPQPIQGVTGTTQITALTPGTGGPAAGGSATVGDVAPPAAAAPSGSPAPSGSPAPAAAPSQAPPQGQGQPGNALVTLAKPGVPVSGQADNGDQAVGTSAVATGSYAPGFTVTQTTTATDPHGQGLSGVTCEPSGTHFWFAGASTAGDRKDYVSLTNVDTTAAVVDLQLYGDKGPIDSDSGTGLTVPPGSSLAVLLTTVIPDQVSDLAVQVTVRSGRVGAFLHAADGSAGADWIPASVDPAPSVVLPGLPSDLSAARLIVAAPGGDDDADLNIQLSGPNGWFTPAGHETIHVKAGMVSAVDLGGQITRQQASALRLTPTDKTHPTPVVAALRIDRSAGGKSDSAWLTGSAPVGKRASVADTRGGGTSTLLITSTGEAATVRVTASAGTGGGTPSSKDVQVPAGATVSMGAPEPTGGSGSFGITIETTAGGPVTAARVLAVTTGNVPMFTIQALQDDHSYVQIPQVAQDPGVLIH, encoded by the coding sequence ATGAAACTCCCTGTCCCCTCCCCGGGCCGCACCGGTGACGGCGCGCCGGGCGGCAGCCGCACCACGCTGTCGCTGCTGGCCTGCGTCGCGGTGCTCGCCCTGGTCCTCGGCGTCGCCGAGCTGCGCCCGCCGGCCCCTCCCACCACCGCGCCGACCGGGCAGCCGGTGGGCGCGCAGGTCGAGCGGACCGCGCTGGTCTGCCCGCAGCCGATCCAGGGCGTGACCGGCACCACCCAGATCACCGCGCTCACCCCGGGCACCGGCGGGCCGGCCGCCGGCGGCAGCGCGACGGTCGGCGACGTGGCGCCGCCGGCCGCCGCCGCGCCGTCCGGTTCGCCCGCGCCGTCGGGTTCGCCCGCGCCGGCCGCCGCGCCGAGCCAGGCCCCGCCCCAGGGCCAGGGTCAGCCGGGCAACGCCCTGGTCACCCTGGCCAAGCCGGGCGTCCCGGTGAGCGGCCAGGCCGACAACGGCGACCAGGCGGTGGGCACCTCCGCGGTCGCCACCGGCTCCTACGCCCCCGGCTTCACGGTCACCCAGACCACCACCGCGACCGACCCGCACGGCCAGGGCCTGTCCGGCGTCACCTGCGAGCCCTCCGGCACCCATTTCTGGTTCGCCGGGGCCAGTACCGCCGGCGACCGCAAGGACTACGTCAGCCTGACCAACGTGGACACCACCGCGGCCGTGGTCGACCTGCAGCTGTACGGCGACAAGGGCCCGATCGACAGCGACTCCGGCACCGGCCTCACCGTCCCGCCCGGCAGCTCGCTGGCCGTGCTGCTGACCACGGTGATCCCCGACCAGGTCAGCGACCTCGCGGTGCAGGTGACCGTCCGCAGCGGCCGGGTCGGCGCCTTCCTGCACGCGGCCGACGGCTCGGCCGGCGCCGACTGGATCCCCGCCTCGGTCGACCCGGCCCCCAGCGTGGTGCTGCCCGGGCTGCCCTCCGACCTCTCCGCGGCCCGGCTGATCGTGGCGGCTCCCGGCGGTGACGACGACGCCGACCTGAACATCCAGCTCTCCGGCCCCAACGGGTGGTTCACCCCGGCCGGGCACGAGACGATCCACGTCAAGGCGGGCATGGTGAGCGCGGTCGACCTCGGCGGCCAGATCACCCGCCAGCAGGCCTCCGCGCTGCGGCTGACCCCGACCGACAAGACCCACCCGACCCCGGTGGTGGCCGCACTGCGGATCGACCGCTCGGCGGGCGGCAAGAGCGACTCGGCCTGGCTGACCGGCAGTGCCCCGGTGGGGAAGCGGGCCAGCGTGGCCGACACCCGCGGCGGTGGCACGTCCACCCTGCTGATCACCTCGACGGGTGAAGCCGCCACGGTCCGGGTGACGGCCTCGGCGGGCACCGGTGGCGGCACCCCGAGCAGCAAGGACGTGCAGGTCCCGGCGGGTGCCACCGTCTCCATGGGAGCCCCCGAACCCACCGGTGGCAGCGGCTCGTTCGGCATCACGATCGAGACCACCGCCGGTGGACCGGTGACGGCCGCCCGGGTGCTGGCGGTGACCACCGGCAACGTGCCGATGTTCACCATCCAAGCCCTGCAGGACGACCACAGCTACGTCCAGATCCCCCAAGTCGCCCAGGACCCGGGCGTGCTGATCCACTGA